One segment of Sinorhizobium sp. BG8 DNA contains the following:
- a CDS encoding PaaI family thioesterase yields MQFDPVMTVGELNRFLETDFPEIHTDGKIFEVTSVGPGSLSMQLDPVAKHLRPGGTVSGPTMFALADVAAYCVILAHIGPVALAVTTNLNINFLRKPRPGPLSCVCRLLKLGKRLAVVEASILAGNDDDLVAHATATYSIPPEKN; encoded by the coding sequence ATGCAGTTCGATCCAGTGATGACAGTCGGCGAATTGAACCGGTTTCTGGAAACCGATTTTCCCGAGATCCACACGGACGGCAAGATCTTCGAGGTTACCTCCGTCGGCCCCGGCAGCCTGAGCATGCAACTCGATCCGGTCGCCAAGCACCTGCGCCCGGGCGGAACCGTATCGGGGCCCACGATGTTCGCGCTCGCCGATGTCGCTGCCTACTGCGTGATCCTCGCCCATATCGGCCCTGTCGCGCTGGCGGTCACCACCAATCTCAACATCAATTTCCTGCGCAAGCCGAGACCGGGGCCCCTCTCCTGCGTGTGTCGCCTGCTGAAGCTCGGCAAGCGCCTCGCAGTGGTCGAAGCATCGATTCTGGCCGGAAATGACGACGACCTTGTCGCCCACGCGACCGCAACCTACTCGATTCCACCGGAGAAAAATTGA
- a CDS encoding enoyl-CoA hydratase, with protein MAEVVSFHKENGASLVRVERVGAVLRLTLNSPPANALSIAMMSALSDELDRASAAPDVRVVVIAATGNLFSAGHDLKELTAHRADPDRGREFFEKTLRMAADLMLKIAGLSQPVIAEIDGLATAAGCQLVATCDLAVCTDSSTFCTPGVNIGLFCSTPMVAVARAAHPKQAMEMLLTGETIDASTAKDFGLVNRIVPKQYLRQVVDKYASVIASKSPQALRVGKATYRAQAGLPLAEAYETAVAAMTENLLMDDAKEGIGAFLGKRMPEWTEK; from the coding sequence ATGGCGGAGGTTGTATCCTTCCACAAGGAGAACGGCGCGTCCCTGGTACGGGTGGAGCGGGTTGGCGCCGTGCTTAGGCTGACGCTGAACAGCCCGCCGGCAAACGCCCTCTCGATCGCCATGATGAGCGCGCTTTCCGACGAACTCGACAGAGCCTCGGCGGCCCCTGACGTGCGGGTCGTCGTGATTGCAGCAACGGGGAACCTGTTTTCCGCCGGCCACGACCTGAAGGAACTGACCGCACACCGCGCCGATCCGGACAGGGGCAGGGAGTTCTTCGAGAAGACGCTTCGCATGGCCGCCGACCTGATGCTGAAGATCGCCGGCTTGTCGCAACCCGTGATCGCTGAGATCGACGGCCTTGCGACGGCCGCCGGATGCCAGCTCGTCGCGACATGCGACCTTGCCGTCTGCACGGACAGCTCCACCTTCTGCACTCCCGGCGTCAACATCGGCCTCTTCTGCTCCACGCCGATGGTTGCCGTGGCGCGCGCCGCCCATCCGAAGCAGGCCATGGAAATGCTTTTGACCGGGGAGACGATCGACGCTTCGACCGCGAAGGATTTCGGGCTCGTCAATCGCATTGTTCCCAAGCAGTATCTGCGCCAGGTCGTCGACAAATACGCTTCGGTGATTGCGTCCAAATCCCCCCAGGCCCTGCGGGTCGGCAAGGCCACCTATCGTGCCCAGGCGGGCCTCCCTCTCGCCGAAGCCTACGAGACAGCGGTCGCTGCCATGACCGAAAACCTGCTGATGGACGATGCCAAGGAAGGCATCGGGGCGTTTCTCGGCAAGCGGATGCCG